In one Lolium rigidum isolate FL_2022 chromosome 3, APGP_CSIRO_Lrig_0.1, whole genome shotgun sequence genomic region, the following are encoded:
- the LOC124695891 gene encoding exocyst complex component SEC15A-like, giving the protein MAAQPKKRTPVMEISDGGLGLGLAAFIANGEDLGPMIRQGFDCGKPEALMQSLRGIVKKKEVEIEELCRLHYEDFILAVDELRGVMVDAEELKSMLSAENSHLQEVSTAVLLKLDELLEACSIKKNVGDALKILKICVKVISLCMACNNYIAEAKFRPALKTLNLIENSYLQNIPVKLLKMVVGRQIPLIKLHIEKKACGEFNDWLVHIRRMAKQIGQVSISHASLARQKDEEIRARQREAEENSHAGPDEHKYTLDLENTDEETALDFDLTPVYRAHHIHMCLGIGEKFRDYYYKNRLMQLNLDMQISTSQPFLESHQPFLAQVAGFFIVEERVLRTADKILTQSQVEATWETAIGKITSICENQFSRMGTASHLLLVKDYITLLAAVLMKYGYQTRPLIDILDKSRDKYHQLLLTECRKQVDDVLANDSYEQMLIKKEYEYNMNVTAFHLGPSDVLPDFPYLAPFSASVPDVCRIVRSFIEDSVSYLSYGGDMNLYDVVKRYLDRLLIEVLNNCLLNRMYARSLAMSQMMQLAGNISVLEQACDLYLLYSAQQCGIPKRVAERSRSSLTARAVLKASQNAAYNALINMANSKIDEFMVLLDDVNWIVEESPDNANDYMNEVLIYLETLVSTAQEILPQEALYKVVSGAMSHISDSIMATLLSDGVKRFTASSVSGLDMDLNLLEAFADEKFHITGLADLGKETTFRDRLVEIRQLVNLLLSSQPENFMNPVIRGKNYGSLDFKKVAIVCEKFKDSADGLFGSLSNRNTKQTARKRSLDVLKRRLKDFG; this is encoded by the coding sequence ATGGCTGCCCAGCCAAAGAAGCGAACACCTGTCATGGAAATCAGCGATGGAGGTCTCGGCCTCGGCCTTGCTGCATTCATTGCGAACGGCGAGGATTTGGGTCCCATGATCCGGCAAGGATTCGACTGCGGCAAACCTGAAGCCCTCATGCAGAGCCTCAGGGGCATTGTGAAGAAGAAAGAAGTTGAGATTGAAGAGCTATGCAGGCTTCACTACGAGGATTtcatcctcgccgtcgacgaGTTACGTGGTGTGATGGTCGACGCCGAGGAGCTGAAGAGCATGTTATCCGCCGAGAACTCGCACCTCCAGGAAGTATCGACTGCCGTGCTGCTGAAGCTTGATGAGCTTCTTGAGGCATGCTCAATCAAGAAGAACGTAGGAGATGCCttgaaaatactcaagatatgtgTGAAAGTCATTAGCCTGTGCATGGCATGCAACAATTACATCGCAGAGGCCAAGTTTCGTCCAGCACTCAAGACTTTGAACCTGATTGAGAATAGCTACCTGCAAAATATCCCCGTGAAGCTTCTTAAAATGGTTGTCGGGAGACAAATACCGCTGATAAAGCTGCACATTGAGAAGAAAGCTTGTGGCGAGTTCAATGATTGGCTTGTTCATATCAGAAGAATGGCTAAGCAGATCGGGCAGGTGTCCATAAGTCATGCCTCTTTGGCTCGCCAAAAGGATGAGGAAATACGTGCTCGGCAGAGAGAGGCTGAAGAGAATAGCCACGCTGGACCAGATGAACATAAGTATACCTTGGATTTGGAGAATACAGATGAGGAAACGGCGCTTGATTTTGATCTCACGCCAGTGTATCGAGCGCATCACATTCACATGTGCCTCGGTATTGGAGAGAAGTTCAGAGATTATTACTACAAGAACAGGCTCATGCAACTCAACCTGGATATGCAGATTTCCACTTCACAGCCCTTCCTTGAGTCCCATCAACCTTTTCTTGCACAGGTAGCTGGATTTTTTATTGTTGAAGAACGTGTCCTTCGAACCGCAGATAAAATACTGACGCAGAGCCAAGTTGAAGCAACATGGGAGACAGCCATTGGTAAGATCACATCTATATGTGAGAATCAGTTTTCTCGCATGGGTACTGCCAGCCACCTCCTCCTCGTAAAAGACTATATCACTCTTCTAGCCGCAGTTCTGATGAAGTATGGCTATCAAACCAGGCCATTGATTGATATTCTCGATAAAAGCAGGGACAAATACCACCAACTGCTTCTGACTGAGTGCCGGAAGCAGGTAGATGACGTCCTTGCTAATGACTCATATGAGCAGATGCTTATAAAAAAGGAATACGAGTACAACATGAATGTCACAGCATTTCATCTGGGGCCAAGTGACGTACTCCCGGATTTTCCATATTTGGCGCCATTCTCCGCTTCTGTTCCAGATGTTTGTCGTATTGTTCGGTCCTTCATTGAGGATTCTGTCAGCTACTTGTCCTATGGTGGTGACATGAACCTCTATGACGTGGTAAAACGTTACCTAGACAGGCTACTCATTGAGGTATTGAACAACTGTCTTCTGAACAGGATGTATGCTCGCTCATTGGCCATGTCACAGATGATGCAACTCGCAGGAAATATTTCTGTTCTCGAGCAGGCTTGTGATCTGTACCTCTTGTACTCTGCTCAACAGTGTGGCATTCCCAAGCGCGTTGCTGAGAGGTCTCGTTCTAGTTTGACTGCTCGAGCTGTCCTGAAAGCCTCCCAGAATGCAGCATATAATGCTTTAATAAACATGGCTAATTCCAAGATCGATGAGTTTATGGTGCTCTTGGACGATGTCAACTGGATAGTGGAGGAAAGCCCGGACAATGCAAATGACTATATGAACGAAGTTCTTATTTATCTTGAAACACTTGTATCCACAGCTCAGGAGATTTTACCACAAGAAGCTCTTTACAAGGTTGTTTCTGGTGCAATGAGCCACATCTCGGACTCTATAATGGCAACACTTCTTAGCGACGGTGTGAAAAGGTTCACTGCGAGTTCAGTTTCAGGCCTGGACATGGACTTGAATTTGTTGGAGGCATTTGCAGATGAAAAATTTCACATCACCGGGTTGGCAGATTTGGGAAAGGAAACAACATTTAGAGATCGTTTGGTTGAGATAAGGCAGCTCGTCAATCTTCTGCTCAGCAGCCAACCTGAGAATTTCATGAATCCGGTGATAAGGGGGAAGAACTATGGATCGCTGGACTTCAAAAAGGTTGCCATTGTTTGTGAGAAGTTCAAGGACTCAGCAGATGGGCTGTTTGGAAGCCTTTCCAACCGCAACACTAAGCAGACTGCTCGCAAGAGGTCCTTGGATGTTTTGAAGCGAAGGCTTAAGGATTTTGGCTAA